From Skermanella sp. TT6, a single genomic window includes:
- a CDS encoding XrtA system polysaccharide deacetylase, translated as MTARDAAAPIVNAMSVDVEDYYQVSAFAGTVDRARWDGFPSRVGDNTRRILDLFAGAGVRATFFTLGCVARRDPSLVRAIADAGHEVASHGWEHRRVGEQTPAEFRADVSRTRKLLEDQSGRAVTGYRAASFSIDRGTWWAFDELAEAGYRYSSSIHPIRHDHYGVPDAPRFPFAPAAGRDLAEIPVGTVDLRGRRLSCAGGGFFRLLPYRWSSHAIGRVNRTEGQPVTFYFHPWEIDPGQPRIRPAPLRSRLRHYTNLSVMESKLKRLLSDFRWDRIDHVYRTTLSGKHNHGGEGGSASISA; from the coding sequence ATGACCGCGCGTGACGCCGCCGCGCCGATCGTCAACGCCATGTCGGTGGACGTGGAGGACTATTACCAGGTCTCCGCCTTCGCCGGCACGGTCGACCGCGCCCGGTGGGACGGGTTCCCGTCGCGGGTCGGCGACAATACCCGGCGCATCCTGGACCTGTTCGCCGGGGCCGGCGTGCGCGCCACCTTCTTCACGCTGGGCTGCGTCGCCCGGCGCGATCCGTCGCTGGTCCGGGCCATCGCCGACGCCGGCCACGAGGTGGCGAGCCACGGCTGGGAGCATCGGCGCGTCGGCGAGCAGACCCCGGCGGAATTCCGCGCGGACGTGTCGCGCACCCGCAAGTTGCTGGAGGACCAGTCGGGCCGGGCGGTCACGGGGTATCGCGCGGCCAGCTTCTCCATCGACCGCGGCACCTGGTGGGCGTTCGACGAGCTGGCCGAGGCGGGATACCGCTACAGCTCCAGCATCCACCCGATCCGCCACGACCATTACGGCGTGCCCGACGCCCCCCGGTTCCCCTTCGCGCCCGCCGCGGGCCGCGACTTGGCGGAGATCCCGGTCGGCACGGTCGATCTCAGGGGCCGGCGGCTGTCCTGCGCCGGCGGCGGCTTCTTCCGCCTGCTGCCCTACCGCTGGTCGTCCCATGCGATCGGCAGGGTCAACCGGACCGAAGGCCAGCCCGTGACCTTCTATTTCCACCCCTGGGAGATCGATCCCGGCCAGCCGCGCATCCGCCCGGCCCCGCTGCGCTCCCGGCTCCGCCACTACACCAACCTGTCCGTCATGGAATCCAAGCTCAAGCGCCTGCTGTCCGACTTCCGGTGGGACCGGATCGACCATGTCTACCGGACGACCCTGTCGGGAAAACACAATCATGGAGGGGAAGGCGGATCGGCTTCCATTTCGGCATGA
- a CDS encoding FemAB family XrtA/PEP-CTERM system-associated protein produces MTAMVEVGTLDAATEPAWEAFVAESPEATFFHRAGWARVIGRSYGHPTYFRYASRGGRIVGVLPLVHVKSPLFGNALIATGFCTFGGIASSDPGAIQALARDAAELGARLGVDHVELRHVDALPIGWTVKSELYAAFRRPLDADIGVTWGTLPQQKRQELRRSIRGGLRQQVGPGLLDAFYRIYGTSVRNLGTPVYPRRFFAAIAEEFGEAVELAVVHGASGPVSAVMAFHFRDTVCPYFAGGLPEARTEHAYDFMYWSLMDRATERGARLFDFGRSKRGTGAFDYKLGWGFEPRALHYQFHLVRGRELPEVNPLNPKYRAMVETWKRLPLPVANLMGPVIARQIG; encoded by the coding sequence ATGACCGCGATGGTCGAGGTCGGGACGCTGGACGCGGCGACGGAGCCCGCGTGGGAGGCATTCGTCGCCGAGTCGCCGGAGGCCACGTTCTTCCACCGCGCCGGATGGGCGCGCGTGATCGGGCGGAGCTACGGGCACCCGACATATTTCCGCTACGCCAGCCGCGGCGGCCGGATCGTCGGCGTGCTGCCGCTGGTCCACGTGAAGAGCCCGCTGTTCGGCAATGCGCTGATCGCCACCGGGTTCTGCACCTTCGGCGGCATCGCGTCCTCGGACCCCGGCGCGATCCAGGCGCTAGCCAGGGACGCCGCCGAGCTGGGCGCCCGGCTGGGCGTCGATCATGTGGAACTGCGCCACGTGGACGCGCTGCCGATCGGCTGGACCGTGAAATCGGAGCTCTACGCCGCGTTCCGCCGGCCGCTCGACGCCGACATCGGCGTCACCTGGGGCACCCTGCCCCAGCAGAAGCGGCAGGAGCTCCGGCGCAGCATCCGCGGCGGCCTGCGCCAGCAGGTCGGGCCGGGCCTGCTAGACGCGTTCTACCGGATCTACGGCACCAGCGTCCGCAATCTCGGCACGCCGGTCTATCCGCGCCGCTTCTTCGCCGCCATCGCGGAGGAGTTCGGCGAGGCGGTCGAGCTGGCGGTGGTCCACGGCGCCTCCGGCCCGGTGTCGGCGGTGATGGCGTTCCATTTCCGCGACACGGTCTGCCCCTATTTCGCGGGCGGCCTGCCGGAGGCGCGGACCGAGCACGCCTACGACTTCATGTACTGGTCCCTGATGGACAGGGCGACGGAGCGGGGCGCCCGGCTGTTCGACTTCGGCCGCAGCAAGCGCGGCACCGGGGCCTTCGACTACAAGCTGGGCTGGGGGTTCGAGCCCCGGGCGCTGCATTACCAGTTCCATCTGGTGCGCGGGCGCGAGCTGCCCGAGGTCAACCCGCTCAACCCCAAATACCGCGCGATGGTGGAGACCTGGAAGCGCCTGCCGCTGCCCGTGGCCAACCTGATGGGTCCCGTGATCGCCCGCCAGATCGGCTGA
- a CDS encoding TIGR03087 family PEP-CTERM/XrtA system glycosyltransferase, with the protein MKDLLFLAHRIPYPPNKGDKIRSWHLLRHLAERYRVHLGCFVDDPEDRTHEPVLRALCASCHFARLDPTLARLGSLRGLATGQALTFAYFRDAGLTEWVRATHAARAVAVQFVFSSSMAPFAEAAGDFRGRRIVDFIDLDSDKWRQYAMSGRAPMRWIHGREARLLGEAEVAIAARASASLFVSEAEADLFRRRPGVAAERVHGLGNGVDLDYFDPRRDHVDPYPAGGPVLAFTGMMDYRANVDAVLWFAAEVLPAIRARHPEARFAVVGAKPDPAVRRLAGQPGVIVTGRVPDVRPYLAHSAVAVAPLRIARGIQNKVLEAMGMGRPVIATPQAHEGIDAGRDAHLLVADDAAGLAAQACRLLGDRAEAEALGARGRRLLLDRYAWESRLAPLDGIIERAPAVFPAMSSETRSLDRSWEGRA; encoded by the coding sequence ATGAAAGACCTGCTGTTCCTGGCCCACCGCATTCCCTATCCGCCGAACAAGGGCGACAAGATCCGCTCCTGGCACCTGCTGCGCCACCTGGCGGAGCGCTACCGCGTCCATCTCGGCTGCTTCGTGGACGATCCCGAGGACCGGACCCACGAACCGGTGCTGCGGGCGCTGTGCGCGAGCTGCCATTTCGCCCGGCTCGACCCGACGCTGGCCAGGCTGGGCAGCCTGCGCGGGCTGGCCACCGGACAGGCGCTGACCTTCGCCTATTTCCGGGACGCCGGGCTGACGGAGTGGGTGCGCGCGACCCACGCCGCCCGCGCCGTCGCCGTGCAGTTCGTCTTCTCCTCCTCCATGGCGCCCTTCGCGGAGGCGGCCGGCGATTTCCGGGGCCGCCGGATCGTCGATTTCATCGACCTGGACAGCGACAAATGGCGCCAGTACGCCATGAGCGGCCGGGCGCCGATGCGCTGGATCCACGGGCGCGAGGCCCGGCTGCTGGGCGAGGCCGAGGTCGCCATCGCCGCCCGGGCGTCGGCCAGCCTGTTCGTCAGCGAGGCCGAGGCCGACCTGTTCCGCCGCCGGCCGGGCGTCGCGGCGGAGCGGGTCCACGGCCTGGGCAACGGGGTGGACCTGGACTATTTCGACCCGCGCCGGGACCATGTCGACCCCTATCCGGCGGGCGGGCCGGTGCTGGCCTTCACCGGCATGATGGACTACCGCGCCAACGTCGACGCGGTGCTCTGGTTCGCGGCGGAGGTGCTGCCGGCGATCCGGGCGCGCCATCCGGAGGCGCGGTTCGCCGTCGTCGGCGCGAAGCCCGATCCCGCGGTCAGGCGCCTGGCCGGGCAGCCGGGCGTGATCGTGACCGGCCGCGTGCCGGACGTCCGCCCCTACCTCGCCCACTCCGCCGTCGCGGTGGCACCGCTGCGGATCGCGCGCGGCATCCAGAACAAGGTGCTGGAGGCGATGGGGATGGGCCGTCCGGTGATCGCCACGCCCCAGGCCCACGAGGGGATCGACGCCGGGCGGGACGCCCACCTGCTGGTCGCCGACGACGCCGCCGGCCTGGCGGCTCAGGCCTGCCGGCTGCTCGGCGACCGGGCGGAGGCGGAGGCGCTGGGAGCCCGCGGGCGGCGCCTGCTGCTGGACCGCTACGCCTGGGAAAGCCGTCTGGCGCCGCTCGACGGCATCATCGAGCGGGCGCCGGCGGTGTTTCCGGCCATGTCTTCGGAAACCCGCTCCCTCGACCGGTCATGGGAGGGACGGGCATGA
- the xrtA gene encoding exosortase A: MTQRADLDGGYYAATAMPPADPAWPRAVACFAGTAALLVALLHDVAGAMVHTWSTNVTYNHGFLVLPTSLYLVWLRRDELRRLTPRLEPLGLAALAAMMLAWLLGRAGDVLAVEETALVGMLVALSVFFFGRAVARRIAFPLAFLFFMVPVGDALIPPLQDFTAVFAVALLRLIGIPVFHDGIMIEIPNGLFRVAEACAGIRFLIANLVISALFAHLAYTRRWKFWLFLGIGFALPIVANGFRAFGIILIAHLTDGRLAAGVDHLVYGWVFFSVVMILLLAIGNSFADRRLGDFSREAAVPPPATRRGWSWRLPLALPAVLVVLAGPAYAWTVMGPPDGASAGPAALPPPAVADWAAAPPTDWRPAFPGADRTLLAGFRSPEGRAAELFVAHYAYQRQGSEVVYYANRLEGDGWTRVESRTVEGVGGMPPGRLDRMVRGQRQRLVLSWYWVGGRFTASPYEAKLYQSLATLLGVRPAAALVALSVERSEDAARFFEAFAPEPYLEQAAAR, encoded by the coding sequence ATGACCCAGCGGGCCGACCTGGACGGCGGCTACTACGCCGCCACCGCCATGCCCCCGGCCGACCCGGCCTGGCCGCGCGCCGTCGCCTGCTTCGCCGGGACGGCGGCGCTGCTGGTGGCGCTGCTCCACGACGTGGCCGGGGCCATGGTCCATACCTGGTCGACCAACGTCACCTACAATCACGGTTTCCTGGTGCTGCCGACCAGCCTGTACCTGGTCTGGCTGCGCCGGGACGAGCTGCGGCGGCTGACGCCCCGGCTGGAGCCGCTGGGTCTGGCCGCCCTGGCGGCGATGATGCTGGCCTGGCTGCTCGGCCGGGCGGGCGACGTGCTGGCGGTGGAGGAGACGGCGCTGGTCGGCATGCTGGTCGCGCTGTCCGTCTTCTTCTTCGGCCGGGCGGTGGCGCGGCGGATCGCGTTCCCGCTGGCCTTCCTGTTCTTCATGGTGCCGGTGGGCGACGCGCTGATCCCGCCGCTCCAGGACTTCACCGCCGTCTTCGCGGTGGCGCTGCTGCGCCTGATCGGCATCCCGGTGTTCCACGACGGGATCATGATCGAGATCCCCAACGGGCTGTTCCGGGTCGCCGAGGCGTGCGCCGGCATCCGCTTCCTGATCGCCAACCTGGTGATCTCGGCGCTGTTCGCCCATCTCGCCTATACCAGGCGCTGGAAGTTCTGGCTGTTCCTGGGCATCGGCTTCGCCCTGCCGATCGTCGCCAACGGCTTCCGGGCGTTCGGCATCATCCTGATCGCGCACCTGACCGACGGCAGGCTGGCCGCCGGCGTCGACCACCTGGTCTATGGCTGGGTCTTCTTCTCCGTCGTGATGATCCTGCTGCTGGCGATCGGCAACAGCTTCGCCGACCGCCGGCTGGGCGACTTCTCGCGCGAGGCCGCGGTGCCGCCGCCCGCCACCCGCCGCGGCTGGTCCTGGCGCCTGCCCCTGGCGCTGCCGGCCGTCCTGGTGGTGCTGGCCGGCCCCGCCTATGCCTGGACGGTGATGGGTCCGCCCGACGGCGCCTCCGCCGGCCCTGCGGCGCTCCCGCCGCCCGCCGTGGCCGACTGGGCCGCCGCCCCGCCGACCGACTGGCGGCCGGCCTTCCCCGGCGCCGACCGCACGCTGCTGGCCGGTTTCCGGAGCCCGGAAGGCCGGGCCGCCGAGCTCTTCGTCGCCCATTACGCCTACCAGCGGCAGGGCTCGGAAGTGGTCTATTACGCCAACCGCCTGGAAGGGGACGGCTGGACCCGCGTCGAGAGCCGCACGGTCGAGGGCGTCGGCGGCATGCCGCCGGGCCGGCTCGACCGGATGGTTCGCGGGCAGCGCCAGCGCCTGGTGCTTTCGTGGTACTGGGTCGGCGGACGCTTCACGGCGAGCCCCTATGAGGCCAAGTTGTACCAGAGCCTCGCCACCCTGCTCGGCGTCCGTCCCGCCGCGGCCCTGGTCGCCCTGTCGGTCGAGCGGTCGGAGGACGCCGCAAGGTTCTTCGAGGCCTTCGCGCCGGAGCCGTACCTGGAACAGGCCGCCGCACGATGA
- a CDS encoding S1 family peptidase, which yields MRGRLTGAALLAALAPALGGCAGLAAPVSAVAAGPAGPELSPPVVTCHEPDRDLVLRVAPAECRGRIIDEAEAAALAEARSRRHRAQIVGDRRSRPDDKVEIRSAGSGFFINGQGQVLTGFHVVARCAALTVSTVEGGRKPASVVASDYGMDLAVLQAKAKPKRFARFNPAPERNRGMDASVVGYPALGAATVVPSRTAVEAWPSQITSDMLGGGTEFAVEGRIRAGHSGSPVLDETGRVIGMIRSKVDEVTTFRETGRFVDDVAQAVTNETIFRFLAPRSISYATQARGPALSPEDLLERAGTYSARVECWN from the coding sequence GTGAGGGGGCGGCTCACGGGAGCGGCGCTGCTGGCGGCGCTCGCGCCGGCGCTGGGCGGCTGCGCCGGCCTCGCCGCGCCGGTTTCCGCCGTCGCCGCCGGCCCCGCCGGGCCGGAGCTGTCGCCGCCGGTCGTCACCTGCCACGAGCCGGACCGCGACCTCGTCCTGCGCGTGGCCCCGGCGGAGTGCCGGGGCAGGATCATCGACGAGGCCGAGGCCGCCGCCCTGGCCGAGGCCCGGTCCCGGCGGCATCGGGCGCAGATCGTCGGCGACCGCCGCTCCCGGCCGGACGACAAGGTGGAGATCCGCAGCGCCGGCTCCGGCTTCTTCATCAACGGCCAGGGACAGGTGCTGACCGGCTTCCACGTGGTGGCGCGCTGCGCCGCGCTGACCGTCTCGACGGTCGAGGGCGGGCGGAAGCCGGCCAGCGTGGTCGCCTCCGACTACGGCATGGACCTCGCGGTGCTCCAGGCCAAGGCGAAGCCGAAGCGTTTCGCCCGCTTCAACCCGGCGCCCGAGCGCAACCGGGGAATGGACGCCTCGGTGGTGGGCTATCCGGCGCTAGGCGCCGCCACCGTCGTGCCGAGCCGGACCGCGGTGGAGGCGTGGCCCTCCCAGATCACCTCCGACATGCTGGGCGGCGGAACGGAATTCGCGGTCGAGGGGCGCATCCGCGCCGGCCACAGCGGCAGCCCGGTGCTGGACGAGACCGGCAGGGTGATCGGCATGATCCGCAGCAAGGTGGACGAGGTGACCACCTTCCGCGAGACCGGCCGGTTCGTCGACGACGTCGCCCAGGCGGTCACCAACGAGACGATCTTCCGCTTCCTGGCGCCCCGGAGCATCTCCTACGCCACGCAGGCGCGCGGTCCGGCGCTGTCCCCCGAGGACCTGCTGGAGCGCGCCGGCACCTATTCCGCGCGCGTCGAATGCTGGAACTGA
- a CDS encoding glycosyltransferase family 39 protein, whose product MGRDGAGGMGRFLILVAVLFLGTRLGWMAAVDAAPMSDQLWYFQRAVGLLDGEGYSVGGRPTAFWPVGYPAFLAGLFAVTGPSLEAAKAANLALSAVALVFLFRIARRATGSETAARAALVLAVLSPTLVFYTELLYAELLFMALLLAGLDALLAALDRPGWRRPALAGLCFGLAALVKTQALLLPAAVLAAAFVLRRTGFRRAVAVGLVLHAACLAAIAPWTLRNALVLGDPVLVSTNGGFNLFMGNNPWNRWGNYMWPAPAEFTAATEGLNILEPIPDEIALDRRLNEAALSYIRDNPAQALLRVPYKLDQFFRFDTLPLDQAEIGARRNGQDISALVAAVTPLAELWHWAMVIPAFLFPFLFPWALRPRDAALAAFVPIGYFAAITGVFFGEPRFNLPLLPLYALLAVSLAAGLLRAVPRPGTRFGKRA is encoded by the coding sequence GTGGGACGGGACGGCGCCGGCGGCATGGGCCGCTTCCTGATCCTGGTGGCGGTGCTGTTCCTGGGCACCCGGCTGGGCTGGATGGCGGCGGTGGACGCCGCCCCGATGAGCGACCAGCTCTGGTATTTCCAGCGCGCCGTGGGCCTGCTGGACGGCGAGGGCTACTCGGTCGGGGGACGGCCGACGGCGTTCTGGCCGGTCGGCTATCCGGCGTTCCTGGCCGGCCTGTTCGCCGTGACCGGCCCGAGCCTGGAGGCCGCCAAGGCCGCCAACCTCGCGCTGTCGGCGGTGGCGCTGGTCTTCCTGTTCCGGATCGCGCGAAGGGCCACCGGGTCGGAGACGGCGGCCCGGGCGGCGCTGGTGCTGGCGGTCCTGTCGCCGACCCTGGTCTTCTACACCGAACTGCTCTATGCCGAGCTGCTGTTCATGGCCCTGCTGCTGGCCGGCCTGGACGCGCTGCTGGCGGCGCTGGACCGGCCCGGCTGGCGGAGGCCGGCTCTCGCCGGCCTCTGCTTCGGCCTGGCTGCCCTGGTCAAGACCCAGGCGCTGCTGCTGCCCGCGGCCGTGCTGGCGGCGGCCTTCGTGCTGCGGCGGACGGGCTTCCGGAGGGCGGTGGCCGTGGGACTGGTGCTGCACGCCGCCTGCCTGGCCGCGATCGCGCCCTGGACACTCCGCAACGCCCTGGTCCTGGGCGATCCGGTGCTGGTCTCGACCAACGGCGGATTCAACCTGTTCATGGGCAACAACCCCTGGAACCGCTGGGGCAACTACATGTGGCCGGCCCCGGCCGAGTTCACCGCGGCGACGGAAGGGCTGAACATCCTGGAGCCGATCCCGGACGAGATCGCCCTGGACCGCCGGCTGAACGAGGCCGCCCTGTCCTACATCCGCGACAATCCGGCGCAGGCCCTGCTCCGCGTGCCCTACAAGCTGGACCAGTTCTTCCGGTTCGACACCCTGCCCCTGGACCAGGCGGAGATCGGCGCCCGGCGCAACGGACAGGACATAAGCGCCCTGGTCGCGGCCGTCACGCCGCTCGCCGAACTGTGGCACTGGGCGATGGTGATCCCGGCCTTCCTGTTCCCGTTCCTGTTCCCCTGGGCGCTCCGCCCGCGCGACGCCGCGCTGGCGGCCTTCGTCCCGATCGGCTATTTCGCCGCCATCACCGGCGTCTTCTTCGGGGAGCCCCGGTTCAACCTGCCGCTGCTGCCGCTCTATGCGCTGCTCGCGGTGTCGCTGGCGGCCGGCCTGCTTCGGGCGGTGCCCCGGCCGGGAACGAGGTTCGGGAAAAGAGCATGA
- a CDS encoding NAD(P)/FAD-dependent oxidoreductase, which translates to MSAAGSTETAARVAVIGGGPAGLMAATVLAEAGVRVELFDAMPSVGRKFLLAGRGGLNLTHSEPLEDFLPRYGDRAPEVRRWLELFSPADLRHWAAGLGVETFVGSSGRVFPVQFKASPLLRAWLRRLDGLGVAVHPRHRWTGFDEAGTALVRGPDGASRPVPADAVVLALGGASWPRLGSDGGWTGILEARGVAVRPLRPANCGFDVAWEPGFIARHEGEPLKNLALTFEGRTVRGELVLTRTGIEGGAVYALGAPLRDAVERHGSARPTIDLRPQLSLEQVRDRLRRPRGSESWSTWLRKSLNLTGPLPGLLRGAAGAGAGPAELARLVKALPLHLTGVKPIERAISSAGGIDLDGLTGDLMLRRLPGVFAAGEMLDWEAPTGGYLLQASLSSGVAAAHGVLKLLGRNLPHPA; encoded by the coding sequence ATGAGCGCCGCCGGTTCCACGGAAACCGCCGCAAGGGTGGCAGTCATCGGCGGCGGGCCGGCCGGCCTGATGGCGGCGACCGTCCTGGCGGAGGCGGGCGTCCGCGTCGAGCTGTTCGACGCCATGCCCTCGGTCGGGCGCAAGTTCCTGCTCGCGGGGCGCGGCGGCCTCAACCTGACCCATTCCGAACCGCTGGAGGATTTCCTGCCGCGCTACGGCGACCGGGCGCCGGAAGTGCGTCGCTGGCTGGAGCTTTTCTCCCCCGCCGACCTGCGGCATTGGGCCGCCGGCCTCGGCGTCGAGACCTTCGTGGGCAGCAGCGGCCGGGTGTTCCCGGTGCAGTTCAAGGCGTCGCCGCTGCTCCGCGCCTGGCTGCGGCGCCTCGACGGCCTGGGCGTCGCCGTCCATCCGCGCCACCGCTGGACCGGCTTCGACGAGGCCGGGACGGCGCTGGTCCGGGGTCCGGACGGAGCCTCCCGCCCCGTCCCGGCCGATGCGGTCGTCCTGGCGCTGGGCGGGGCGAGCTGGCCCCGGCTGGGCTCGGACGGCGGCTGGACCGGGATCCTGGAGGCCCGCGGCGTCGCCGTGCGGCCGCTGAGGCCGGCCAACTGCGGCTTCGACGTCGCCTGGGAGCCGGGCTTCATCGCCCGGCACGAGGGGGAGCCGCTGAAGAACCTGGCGCTGACCTTCGAGGGCCGCACCGTCCGGGGCGAGCTGGTCCTGACCCGCACCGGGATCGAGGGCGGCGCCGTCTATGCCCTGGGCGCCCCGCTGCGCGACGCGGTCGAGCGCCACGGGTCGGCCCGCCCGACGATCGACCTGCGCCCGCAACTTTCCCTGGAACAGGTGCGCGACCGGCTGCGGCGGCCGAGGGGATCGGAATCCTGGTCCACCTGGCTGCGCAAGTCCTTGAACCTGACGGGTCCCCTGCCCGGCCTGTTGCGCGGCGCCGCCGGGGCCGGCGCCGGACCGGCCGAGCTTGCCCGGCTGGTCAAGGCGCTGCCGCTGCACCTGACCGGCGTCAAGCCGATCGAGCGCGCGATCTCCTCCGCCGGCGGCATCGATCTGGACGGGCTGACCGGCGACCTGATGCTGCGGCGCCTGCCCGGCGTGTTCGCCGCCGGGGAGATGCTGGACTGGGAGGCGCCGACCGGCGGCTACCTGCTCCAGGCTTCCCTCAGCAGCGGCGTCGCCGCCGCCCACGGCGTCCTCAAGCTGTTGGGCCGGAACTTGCCGCATCCGGCCTGA
- a CDS encoding ThiF family adenylyltransferase — protein MTMPTMPARGFDFDYDEAFSRNIGWVTEWEQQILRTKRVAIAGMGGVGGVHLLTLARLGIGAFNISDMDVFETVNFNRQIGASTATLGRPKVDVMAGMARDINPTAEIRRFPNGISDDNIDEFLDGVDLFIDGFDFFVLDVRAKVFARCAELGIPAITAGPIGMGTAYLVFMPGGMTFEQYFGLEGQPIEQQYVNFLVGLTPRGLHRSYLVDPSRLDLVNQRGPSTGMACQICAGVTGIEALRILLNRGGVKAAPWFHQFDAYRGRFVSKKLPGGSRHVGQRFKQKLGMRMMQAIARNAPRAVPEPRASEVERILDLARWAPSGDNSQPWRFHIDGDDAVTVLVRNEAGANVYEYADGQPTLLSAGHLLETVAIAAARFGRRMEWALDRTDSGEPGIRIKVRLPRQPGIRPDPLEGFVKLRSVDRTTYKRDALTQAQKDALAEALGPDLALSWFESRGERWKFSRLNGLATDIRLRCREAYDVHRRMIDWENRFSPHGLPSTAIGLDAGTLKLMRWAMGDWSRIERMNLLGTGAASLQLDILPGMACAGHFTIGWSTPRTARATAEELLAAGRRLQRFWLTAAKLGLAMQPSLAPLAFASYAVTGTRFTEAPKLIAKAEKLAVELGRVSGHEVDSLVFMGRIGRPRTTRPASRSHRRPLDELIVGDDRRTDGEDRQDRGVARSA, from the coding sequence ATGACCATGCCCACGATGCCTGCGCGCGGTTTCGATTTCGACTATGACGAGGCCTTCAGCCGCAACATCGGGTGGGTCACCGAGTGGGAGCAGCAGATCCTGCGCACCAAGCGGGTCGCCATCGCCGGCATGGGCGGCGTCGGCGGAGTCCACCTGCTGACGCTGGCGCGCCTGGGCATCGGCGCCTTCAACATCTCGGACATGGACGTCTTCGAGACGGTCAACTTCAACCGGCAGATCGGCGCCAGCACCGCCACGCTCGGCCGGCCGAAGGTCGACGTGATGGCCGGCATGGCGCGCGACATCAACCCGACCGCCGAGATCCGCCGCTTTCCGAACGGGATCAGCGACGACAACATCGACGAGTTCCTGGACGGCGTCGACCTGTTCATCGACGGCTTCGACTTCTTCGTCCTGGACGTGCGCGCCAAGGTGTTCGCCCGCTGCGCCGAGCTGGGCATCCCCGCGATCACGGCGGGGCCGATCGGGATGGGCACGGCCTACCTGGTCTTCATGCCCGGCGGCATGACCTTCGAGCAGTATTTCGGCCTGGAAGGCCAGCCGATCGAGCAGCAATACGTCAATTTCCTGGTCGGGCTGACGCCCCGCGGCCTGCACCGCTCCTATTTGGTCGATCCGTCCCGGCTGGACCTGGTCAACCAGCGCGGCCCCTCCACCGGCATGGCCTGCCAGATCTGCGCCGGGGTCACCGGGATCGAGGCGCTGCGCATCCTGCTGAACCGCGGCGGCGTCAAGGCCGCCCCCTGGTTCCACCAGTTCGACGCCTATCGCGGGCGTTTCGTCAGCAAGAAGCTGCCCGGCGGCAGCCGGCATGTCGGCCAGCGGTTCAAGCAGAAGCTGGGCATGCGCATGATGCAGGCGATCGCCCGCAACGCGCCCCGGGCCGTGCCGGAGCCGCGCGCCTCCGAGGTCGAGCGGATCCTCGACCTGGCCCGCTGGGCGCCCAGCGGCGACAACAGCCAGCCCTGGCGCTTCCATATCGACGGCGACGACGCCGTGACCGTGCTGGTCCGGAACGAGGCTGGCGCCAACGTCTACGAATATGCCGACGGCCAGCCGACGCTGCTGTCGGCCGGCCACCTGCTGGAGACCGTCGCCATCGCCGCGGCCCGGTTCGGCCGGCGCATGGAGTGGGCGCTCGACCGGACGGATTCCGGCGAGCCCGGGATCCGGATCAAGGTCCGCCTGCCCAGGCAGCCGGGCATCCGGCCCGATCCGCTGGAAGGCTTCGTCAAGCTGCGGTCGGTGGACCGGACCACCTACAAGCGCGACGCCTTGACACAGGCGCAGAAGGACGCGCTGGCCGAGGCGCTGGGACCGGACCTGGCGCTCTCCTGGTTCGAGAGCCGGGGGGAACGCTGGAAGTTCTCCCGCCTGAACGGGCTGGCCACCGACATCCGCCTGCGCTGCCGCGAAGCCTACGACGTCCACCGCCGGATGATCGACTGGGAGAACCGGTTCAGCCCGCACGGCCTGCCCTCCACCGCCATCGGGCTGGACGCCGGGACCCTCAAGCTGATGCGCTGGGCGATGGGGGACTGGTCGCGGATCGAGCGGATGAACCTGCTGGGCACCGGCGCCGCCAGCCTCCAGCTGGACATCCTGCCGGGCATGGCCTGCGCCGGGCATTTCACCATCGGCTGGAGCACTCCCCGGACCGCCCGGGCGACGGCGGAGGAGCTGCTGGCCGCCGGGCGGCGGCTGCAGCGCTTCTGGCTGACCGCCGCGAAGCTGGGCCTGGCGATGCAGCCGAGCCTGGCGCCGCTCGCCTTCGCCAGCTACGCGGTCACGGGGACGCGCTTCACGGAGGCGCCGAAGCTGATCGCCAAGGCGGAGAAGCTGGCGGTCGAGCTGGGCCGGGTGTCCGGCCACGAGGTCGATTCGCTGGTCTTCATGGGCCGCATCGGCCGTCCCAGGACCACCCGTCCGGCCAGCCGCTCGCACCGCAGGCCGCTGGACGAGCTGATCGTCGGCGACGACCGCCGGACGGACGGAGAGGACCGGCAGGACCGGGGTGTCGCCCGCAGCGCCTGA